The following is a genomic window from Citrifermentans bemidjiense Bem.
TGCGCGGTGCTGACGATGTCGACCTCGTCCTGCCCTACCCCGACCGTTTCCACCACGATGACGTCGAGCCCCATCGCGTCCATCACGTTGAGCACGTCCATGGTAGAGCGCGAAAGCCCTCCCAGGGCGCCGCGTGTGGCGAGACTCCTGATGAAGACGCCGGGGTCGTCGGCATGGCGGTTCATGCGGATGCGGTCACCCAGGATGGCGCCGCCGGAAAAAGGGCTGGTCGGGTCGATCGCCACCACACCCACCAGGAGGTCCTTCTTGCGGTAGGCCGCGACTACCTGGTCGACGAGGGTCGACTTGCCGGCGCCAGGCGGGCCGGTGATGCCGATGATATAGGCTTTTCCGGTATGGGGGTAGAGGATCTTCAGTTCGTCGACGGCGCTTTTGAAACGGTCGTCGATATCCCGCATCAGGCGCGCCGCGGCGCGTATCTCGCCATCCAGCACACGTTCGGCAAGGCTCATGTTTCAACTCCAGAATTCATATATGATCGGAGAGGCCTTGCCACACGTTGCCGCAGGGTCTCTCCAGGCTTCTACGCGGGTGCGCCGCGAACTGCCTGTGGGCAAGAATGCGGCGCATGTGACGCAGAACAAAATGCGGAACAGGTCTTAGGCGTGCGGAGTTACGTTGTCGCGCATCCAGGCGACGATGGTCTCGGTCGAGGTACCCGGGGTAAAGACCTCGGCGATGCCGGCAGCCTTGAGGCCCGGGATGTCGTCCTCCGGGATGACGCCGCCCGCCATGAGCACGATGTCGCTCGCCCCTTTTTCCTTCATGATCTCCCTGACCGCCGGCAGCAGCGTGTTGTGGGCGCCGGAGAGGATGGAGAGCGCCACGCAGTCGACGTCTTCCTGGATAGCGGCGGAAACTATCTGTTCGGGAGTCTGGTGCAGCCCGGTGTAGATGACCTCGAAACCGGCATCGCGTAAAGCGCGGGCGATGATCTTGGCTCCCCTGTCATGGCCGTCCAGACCCGGCTTACCTACCAGTACACGTATTCTTCTTTCAGCCATGGCATACCTCCGAATTTATCAGTATTGAAATATAAAGCTACCAAGCTTTTAAAGCGTCACTATTTCTCGATGCCGATCCGCGCCGGCACTCCGGCCTTGTAGTAGTGCTTGACCTCGCGCATCTCGGTTACCAGGTCGGCGGCCTCGATCACGCTTTCGTGGGCATTTCTGCCGGTCAGCACCAGTTCGACATGATGCGGCTTGCCGCGCATGAGATCGAGTACCCCGTCGACGGGGACGAGCCCCATGGAGACCGCACCGTTGATCTCGTCGAGTATCACCAGGTCGTACTCGCCGCTCTGGACAGTCTTCGCCGCCAATTCCAGCGCCTCGGCCGCCAGCTGTTTGTCCTCTTCGTGGGGGTTACCCTTTCTGACCCAGCCCGGGCGCCCGGTCTGGATGATGGTGAGAAACGGCGCCAGGCGCTCGGCGGCCATCTGCTCGCCGTAAGGCCCCCCGCCCTTCATGAACTGGATCATGCAGACCTTAAGCTCACGCCCCGTAGCGCGCAGCGCAAGTCCCAAAGACGCGGTGGTCTTACCCTTGCCGTTGCCGGTATACACCTGAATAAGACCTTGTTCCAGTTTCACAATCACACCTTGACAGAACCGGCAATTCGATTCGACTGACAGAAATGAAGCAGTTTACGGCAACGGCATCGATGCCGCGAGCGCCCCCTACAGCAGGGGTCAGAACTGCCGCAATATAGCAACAGCAAAAGGAGCGTGTCAAGGTGAAAGAACTGAATTAGAACAATGTTTAAGGACGGCAAACCGAAGAGTGCGGGAGAGCGTGCTTTTATTGTTGAGCTTTGAGAATAAGCGGAGGAGGAACCTTCTTTCTCTGCCAGATGCCCGTTGAAGAAAAGAAGATCCAGCCAGTTCAGAAATCGTTCTGGTTCAGGGAGATGAAGAAACTATACCAGTAAAGATGGAAAAGCGAACGGAGTAAAGAGAGGTTGTTACTTCCAGCCTGCTGGATAATGAGGGCTTGACACGGCTAAATCGATCTGCTATTTAATCGGGACACATGGGCGATTAGCTCAGCGGGAGAGCACTGCCTTCACACGGCAGGGGTCACTGGTTCGAACCCAGTATCGCCCACCATGCAAACAGCAAAGGCCAAGTCTTACGACTTGGCCTTTTTTTATTGCTTTCATCTTCCTGCAGCGACGATCATCCATTCTGTACCGTCTCCGTTCTTCTAACCATGGCGATGTTGTCGATGCACGCGTCCAGGTTGTTCCGCACGAAGATGATGGTTTCCAACTGGTTGTCGACCGTGACCAGACGCACCTGGTCAGGT
Proteins encoded in this region:
- the meaB gene encoding methylmalonyl Co-A mutase-associated GTPase MeaB gives rise to the protein MSLAERVLDGEIRAAARLMRDIDDRFKSAVDELKILYPHTGKAYIIGITGPPGAGKSTLVDQVVAAYRKKDLLVGVVAIDPTSPFSGGAILGDRIRMNRHADDPGVFIRSLATRGALGGLSRSTMDVLNVMDAMGLDVIVVETVGVGQDEVDIVSTAHTTVVVMVPGLGDDIQAIKAGILEIGDVFVVNKADRDGAERTERELTAMLEMKHPEPGDWMPHVIKTEAAKGLGIDQLVDEFEAHHSYLKESGALQRLIQERNAKIFADTLREELFESVFSGIKESGKYQQILDGMRDRSTDPYSAVEEVMAARSFS
- a CDS encoding cobalamin B12-binding domain-containing protein; the encoded protein is MAERRIRVLVGKPGLDGHDRGAKIIARALRDAGFEVIYTGLHQTPEQIVSAAIQEDVDCVALSILSGAHNTLLPAVREIMKEKGASDIVLMAGGVIPEDDIPGLKAAGIAEVFTPGTSTETIVAWMRDNVTPHA
- the cobO gene encoding cob(I)yrinic acid a,c-diamide adenosyltransferase — protein: MKLEQGLIQVYTGNGKGKTTASLGLALRATGRELKVCMIQFMKGGGPYGEQMAAERLAPFLTIIQTGRPGWVRKGNPHEEDKQLAAEALELAAKTVQSGEYDLVILDEINGAVSMGLVPVDGVLDLMRGKPHHVELVLTGRNAHESVIEAADLVTEMREVKHYYKAGVPARIGIEK